TGCTCAGGTACTTTTTGAAGTCTTGTTTCTCAAAGGCGCCGTTAGCCTAGCTTAGCATAAATCAAGACAAAACCGCAACTACATCCacttcacatttattttccttgaTTCTGGACAAAGCCAGCCTTGTTTTTCCAACTCTCAAGGCTGTGATCagcaaagataaaaaaaggtttaaacCATAAAAACAGGGTGATCCAATCTTAGCCTTGCTTATCATATTAAGAGAAATGCCACAATTCTCGGTTTGACATTATTTTGCTCAATTCTGGACAAAGttgtgatgatttttttttagtctcaAAGCTGAGCAAAGCTAAGTTAGTGCCGGCAGCAGAGCATAACGGGCTGTCACCGCAAATCCCCGACACGAATGGTTGCCTTGTCTATGAAAGGGAAACCACCTCCATTAATTATCATCACACAGCTTCTTTATTCTCCCtgcctgcttttcttttgatcAGATTAGCCCAGCACGCCACATAGCCTCACTTGgaagaataataataagtcCTCTTGGATCCCTGTTCTTCCGACTACTTGGTAGCGAGCGTTTGCATGTGCGGCCACGGAGCGGTCGCACATCTGGTGCGAATGTGTCCTAGCTTCCAGGGAAGGAAGTGGCAGTGAGGGCGCTATCGCTAATCTGTACTGCCGCTTTGCAGCGGTGGGAAGTAACCAAGCACAAGCACTTTGTGTCTGTACACGAGTAGATTTTAAGTcggatttatttttcaaatgactttttgcttttacttCCCACAATATTGCATTGTTACCATATGGAGTTATGTTGACGTGAGTTGAGGAACTTCGTTTAGAGCGAAGGCAtcctttgctgccatcttctgTCAGTTACAGGAAATTGCAGTACATTTGACCATTTCCATTATGCGCAAATGTACTTGGCCCTGAGAGACCACAAGTTGGGGTTCactttctattcattttttacCTTGCATTTTTAGCCTTGTACAGAGTGTGGCTACTTTAGCCatctctgctgctgctgatgatgatgacgggAATGTCGGGGACTTTCCCCAACGGTGGGTGAAATCATCCAGCCCCTTTTCCTGCTTCTTTTGAAACACCCCGGGCTCATTGCTCAGCAGCCTTACCAGAGTTCCGATAAAACAGCCGAGACACAAGCTTGGCTCCGGCAGTGTACAAGGCGTAATCAATCCCTGCAgtagacggaaaaaaaaaccactttCTGTGAAGTCATGAAAAGTGTGTAATTGCGCTCAATCAAATGTTTCAGGTGGTGGAAGTCCACCCAACAAGAAAGGATGAATAAAGTACAGATCCAAATTCTGTACTTAagtaaaggtaaaaaaaaaaacactgagatCCATTAATTGTTAGTCACATGGCGTCAACGTTGTTATTCAAAAAAGATAACTTGCTAGCATTCATGAAGAAGCCCCCGCGGCCACAATGTGAGACATGTGATGGGGGCAGTGTGACGAGAAGTGGTCGGAGGATGTTTGGATTATGCAATTTCTTGTGACTTAACTTCCGggactttcttttcaaatgaaaggcCTTAATTATCTGTAACGcttacataaacacaatgcAGTAATCATCGTGGATTGACTCAGAAAGTACAGATTTGATTTGTAAATGGGCTACTTGGGCTGTGgcattttttcattgattgatttaatTATCGCTCCGCGTCGCTCGACCTGGTTAGGTGACGTCCTCTCCGTAAGCAGGTTCATCTGGATTGTCAGTGACGCTGCCGATTGTTAGCGGGCCAGCTGGAGCGTTGCCAAAGCGCGGTGGGAATGCCGCCGTCGTCTGGTACATAACTGCGCagcttcaaatgaaaaaaaaaataaaatcaatgtcCTTGCCAGTGTGTCCACATCTGAGAGATAATCTTAAAATAAGACCCAGACTTTTGAGGCCCATTATGAGAGCGTGTTGTAGAGCTAAAAAGTCACGCCTCTGAGAAGTGTGACAAAGGGGTGTCAGAATTTTGCCAGAGGAATGCAGGAAGAGAGCAAGGCGAGAATATTTTTGGCAGGACATGCGACTCCTGTAGAGATAATGGCGGCATGGCGTGAGAAACTCTGTTTACCTGACGAACAGGCCTGGGCTTAACGAGTGTACGGCTTCCTCTCGCAGTCGGGAGGACTTGGAGTCTCTCGCGCTTTAACTGGATTTTCAGAATACCTTTCTGGGTCAGTTCATCATTTGTCATAAAAACGTAAAGATTAAGTTTAGCTAACATTTGAACTAGCCTTCGAGTGTGAAAAAGAAGTCAACCACGTTGGTCCTCTTAATTCACAATTAGCTCATTTGACCTCCATTTAAGTCACGATTCACAAACACTGCGTTGCGTCCTCAGGGCATCGTCAGAAGCTGGAGGACCCTCCAAAGTCAGGCCTGTTTTCGGACCGCCTGAGCGAGCTGGAGAGGATGAGGGTCCGTGTGGCGGTGCCCGCCCAGGCCCAGCGACCGGCGCTCAACGCCGCGCCCAACTCGTTCACGGCGCAGGGACAGACGCAAATCACCGGTAACATTCCAAAtatgcacatttttattaaatttggTTAATTCAATTCATCATACATTAAAATCTGTCGTAGAATATAATTTTCAAATCACAAGGACCTTGAAAATATAACTACCTACTAAATCGCAATCACTATATCGAGGGGACTTTTAAAACACCAAACGATTGAGCACAAAAGTTTTCTCGCCTCACTTCAGCTCGTTTACatgctgctattttttttttataaagcaaACAGGAAGTTGTTCTCCTGGAAGGTGAACACTCCAAAGGATTCAAACCGGGTCCTCCACATACACTAATAATGCaattgttttgtcactgttgttTCTTCCTCCGCACCCGATCAGACCCGCGTCAGTCTCAGTCGTCGCCGCCGTGGTCGTACGATCAGACGTATCCGTCCTACCTGAGTCCCATGGCGTCCCCCTCCGTGCACTCCACCGCCCCGCTCTCCTCCAGCAGAGGCACGGGCCTGCCTTCCATCAACGATGTGCCCAGACGCTTGCCAGGTTAGGATCACGCATCAACTCAGCACCACTTAGTTATGTCTTCAGATAAGAATAGAATACCcaataatacaaaaagaaacataCCATAATTattagaaaataaagaattCAACAATTTATGCCACATTTATTAGACTGGGGCACATCAACAAAGTGTCTGTTCTGCACTCACTCAAATCGCATTGTGCAAAATTGCTGGCCTGATTGTGTCTGGCTCACAGTTTGTACGCTCCCAAAAAAACTAAAGCACTCCGTTTGAAGTCCCAACTTGCCGCCCGCCAGACACGTTTTCTCTCTGTACACCTGTTGACTCACTGCCATGTTTCAAAGGCAGTCAGCGGCCTTGATGACTTTGGACTTTCCCCTAGTCGGCTTTCATTTTGTTACTTTGTTGTCATTCGCATGAGGTGCCAGGTTCAACCAAATTAATAGTTACCTCTCaatgtcaaatttaaaaaaacaaacacataacACACCAAAATCTTGTCACACTCACCACATACTGCACTTCAAACTCATGACCTAACACACCCACCAGCGAACATGTTGACACTTGGACGTAATGCAAGCTGAGTCCACAAATGTGATACGGACACTTACTGGTAGCTGACAATATTCCGGTTACACTCCTTAAATATGCAAAGatgcataaaacaaaatattatgcAAATTTTCGCTGTACGTAtataattcattttaattggtAATGATACACGAAATTGAGATACATTACATACAATTTAGATATGTGTAGTATATATTACAGGCATAAAGACAAAATTATGTAAATATGACGAATGAAGAGGAATGTGCAAAACATGCTACCTCAACTCACATTCCTTCTTGAATTTAATAAGAATAAATTGGGGGTTGCTTTCTAATTAGCATCATATGCTACGTGACGCTAACTTTCATGTAAACACGCTGAGCCCCTCCCTGTCCCTCCACGAGGCTTCCGCCCCCTCATCTTCCTTTCGCAGCAGACGTGGTGACAGGGAAGACGCCTCGTGATTTATGATAAGCGCGCCTTGGCTGGACTAAACCACTGCGGGAGACAAATGGGGACCGAGCGGGGGTGTATGGTACGGGGGTACGGAGAAGACCTCCCATTCTCCATAAACTCTGCACCCAGTGCCGTGCTCGCCACAGCTAGTTAGTGGTTTCGGGGggtactttttattttgggggatgtagcgcgcgcacacacacacatgcacacacactcgccgGAGCCGACGGGAGGCGAGCGTCGGAGCCACATCAGAGCCGGGGTCCGCCTCATTATGAATCTCATGGAAACTGTTTCTTGCACAAAGTGTTTCCACATGtgctcccccccacacacacacacacgtaaatTTGCGTAAACATGCAAACGCTTTGTCAGCGCCGGCCGGCGAGACAGAAgatgatgaataaaacaatacagGCATTTTTAGTCAGATTTATTCCACCCAAAGGAAAACACGCCAATagaaaaggggggaaaaaaaggaatttctTGCAATCGTTGAAgcgtttttgttcttttgatggCCTTGTTAAGGTAAAAAGAAATGGGGGATTTTTTAACATCATTATCTTTGTCTTATGTTGTAAACGTGGTCTTTTTTTCAGGTTCTTCGGACCTGAGCCCGTTCCCGGGGCAGTTTGAGCGCCAATTCCCGGGCTTGTCCTCCCTGACGGAGAGTCGCTACAGCGGTCCTCGCATGCACTACCCGGCCACCTTCACCTACACGCCGCCCGTCACCTCCGCCATGTCGTTGGGGGGCGCCCACTACCACACCTACCTTCCGCCACCATACCCGGGCTCCACGCAGAACCAGAGCGGACCCTTCCAGACCAGCAGCACCCCTTACCTGTACTACGGCGCCTCGTCCGGGTCCTACCAGATCTCCATGGTGTCGGGCGGGGGCGGCGGCGAGCGCTCGCCCTCGCGCGTGGCCCCCCCGCCCTGCACCAGCGCCTCCACGGGGACTTCGCTGGTCAACCCCAACCTGCCCAGCCAAGCGGATGGCGGCGTGGACGCGGGAGACGGTAGCCACAGCAATTCGCCCACCGTCCTAAACACGGGCGGGCGCATGGATGAGGCTGTGTGGAGGCCCTACTGAACACCTGACTGAAAAgggatttcttttgtttaaagCAGCTCATCCTAACTTGTGTGGACTTGTCTTCCTGGAATGTTTGGACCAAAGCGCTCAAAGCAGCAATAAGAAGCACATCTTTCCtaacagacttttttttgtatctctTTAATACCAATGGACAGgaggcacaaacaaaaaagaacaaaataataatgtttacACTACCACATTGAAGTCTGAATTTAACCAGCATAAATTTGTATATTTTGAAGGGGCAACTTTATCAGCAACATTTTTCCCTTAAAAAATTTcttgaacattttgaaatattttgacttttccTCAAATCTCCAGTTTTGTTCTGGTAAGATTCCGGCGTTGATGTGGTAGCGTAATTGTTTATCTTTGCTTTTACGTCTTTCATCCTGATTGTTCCTTtaatgctttgttttgcattaggcatgttttttgtttttttttctatacgACAATACAGAGACGCACTGAGCAGCGAGACTTATTTAAACGTGTATATTACAGGGCGTTCTGCTTCCTGTTTAACTTATGAAGCCATAACTTatgtattattgtatttttgaaaCTTGACTCATCCCAGTACTTTTGCTGCGTCTTTATGACTCAATTTTTCAACACGgcgacaacaaaatacaattttgtaCGACAACCAAGATTCAGACAATCAGTGAAATTCCAATAAAAGAGCTCAGGATCCAaagattttgttgtttgataCGTGACCACTTTAAGAAAGTTG
The Syngnathus acus chromosome 24, fSynAcu1.2, whole genome shotgun sequence genome window above contains:
- the runx2b gene encoding runt-related transcription factor 2b isoform X1 yields the protein MASNSLFSTVTPCQQNFYWDPSASRRFSPPSSSLQPLAGKMTDVGSPVAGGGGGGGGGGQADATAVVPRLRAHENRSMAEIIADHPAELVRTDSPNFLCSVLPSHWRCNKTLPVAFKVVALGDITDGTVVTVMAGNDENYSAELRNASGVMKNQVARFNDLRFVGRSGRGKSFTLTITVFTNPPQVATYHRAIKVTVDGPREPRRHRQKLEDPPKSGLFSDRLSELERMRVRVAVPAQAQRPALNAAPNSFTAQGQTQITDPRQSQSSPPWSYDQTYPSYLSPMASPSVHSTAPLSSSRGTGLPSINDVPRRLPGSSDLSPFPGQFERQFPGLSSLTESRYSGPRMHYPATFTYTPPVTSAMSLGGAHYHTYLPPPYPGSTQNQSGPFQTSSTPYLYYGASSGSYQISMVSGGGGGERSPSRVAPPPCTSASTGTSLVNPNLPSQADGGVDAGDGSHSNSPTVLNTGGRMDEAVWRPY
- the runx2b gene encoding runt-related transcription factor 2b isoform X2 — its product is MTDVGSPVAGGGGGGGGGGQADATAVVPRLRAHENRSMAEIIADHPAELVRTDSPNFLCSVLPSHWRCNKTLPVAFKVVALGDITDGTVVTVMAGNDENYSAELRNASGVMKNQVARFNDLRFVGRSGRGKSFTLTITVFTNPPQVATYHRAIKVTVDGPREPRRHRQKLEDPPKSGLFSDRLSELERMRVRVAVPAQAQRPALNAAPNSFTAQGQTQITDPRQSQSSPPWSYDQTYPSYLSPMASPSVHSTAPLSSSRGTGLPSINDVPRRLPGSSDLSPFPGQFERQFPGLSSLTESRYSGPRMHYPATFTYTPPVTSAMSLGGAHYHTYLPPPYPGSTQNQSGPFQTSSTPYLYYGASSGSYQISMVSGGGGGERSPSRVAPPPCTSASTGTSLVNPNLPSQADGGVDAGDGSHSNSPTVLNTGGRMDEAVWRPY